The sequence TGCTGAGGCGCCATTCCTGGGGCTATACCGCATTTTGTCCATTCCTTTGTTCCAGTGACACTTATTACAAGACCACCAGGTCAAGCACCCCACCCTCTGATTTTTCAGAGGTACCAAGAAGAGTCCTTGACTGGGGCCCTGCCTTCCATCCTCTCCGTCACTGGTGAGCCCACCCACCCCATGGTGCCCTGAGCTCAATACAGGCAACTCCCAGACCCTGCTCTCCAGACCCTCCCAGACACAGCCCCAGACTGCCCTCTGGACTCCACAATGACGTGTCCCAAACTAAGTCCACTGTCTGTTCCTCCTCCTTTATTTCCTATTATAGCCAACACGAAGCTGGGGGGAGCAACCTCCAGCCAGCCTCCATCTCTTCCCTTTCCTGCCAAACCCAAGAGCCCTCCAACCACACCCCATTCCTCTCCTTCCCTGTCTGCCTCGCCCCTCTCACCTCGACTACAACAGCCTCTGAGAGACACACGGTGGTGACAAGCAAGGACTcaagccaggctgcctggggtcAAGCCTAGCCCTGCCACTGTGGGACCCCGGGCTGCCCCAGTTTCCTCTGTGAAAGGAGATAATCATAGACTCTACCTCAGAGAGTTGTCATGGGATATATGAATTCATATTTCTCACGTGTATGTAACAGTATCTCTGGCACATGTAAGcatttaacataaaaatacatttattattctCATTAAAGTCTCAGTTTTCCCTATCAGGATAGATAGGCTAAGATGCAAAACTGACCATGTGCTCAACTGCAAACCCTTCTGAGGCCCCTCAGTGCCTTTAGGATCAGGTCTAAACGTCAGCCTCCTTCAGTGGGGAGTCCAGCCTGCCCTCAGGGGCCTGGGCCCAAGCCCTCCCCAGTTCACTGTCCAGCCAGGCTCCTTCTCGGCTTTGCTGTTATcactcttctctgtccatgggacacaCACCTACAGTCTCTTTCAAGACTCAAGAGCAGGAGTGACAGCCTCCATGAAGCCTCTTCTGACCACTCATTTCTTCTCACTCCCACTATGCTACATACAAACATCTGGCCTAATACCTCTAATACGTCATCCTCCTCTAAGAACAAGCTTCCAGAGGGCAAAGGGTTCCCATCTTCCTCTCTCACAGCCCCAGTGCCCAGGAGGCTGCCTGATCACACTGGGCGGACAACAGACTGGGGGAGGAAGGGTGCCCCCTGACCTGGTGACAGAGAGTGGAGTCCCCTCCTCGCAGCTCAGATCCAGGCTGTCAATACTCAAGTCCAGCTGAGGCTTAGCCTGGGCCTCCCGGCTCTTCAAGGCGTCAGTCGCCACCTGGAACTTGCCCAGGTCCCGAAGCTGCTGGTCGGCATGGGCAACCTGGGAATGGGGGCGGAGGGAGAGTGAAGGCAGGCCTCCACAGGGTGGCTGAGAGGAGGGCACCGGAAGCCAGTGTGCGGGAGGTGACGGAGTCAGCGCAGCCAGAGCCTCACCTGTGCCTCCAGGCTGCGCACCTGGGCGGTGAGGTGGCGGCAGGCCTGCTCGGCCTCCTTGGTCTTCAGCCCGGCCTGCTGCAGCTCCCGGCCCAGCCGATCCACTTCTGCCCGCAGCCCTTTGTTCTCCGTCTGCAGCTGTTCCAGGCCCCGCAGCTGCTCCTGCAGCTCTTGGTTCTGCTGCTTCTTGGCATCATAATGAGTCTTGGCCTTCTCCATCTGGGTTGGCggaagggtgggtgggtggtgggtcAGAGAAGTGGGGGGCTcaggggccggggctggggccgGGCTCCTCACCTGTAGTTTGTAGTGCTCAGCTGCCTgctccttctggctcagctgggctTGCAGCTCACTCAGCTGGGCCTGGAGGCGCTGGACCTCCTGCTGGCTCTCACCGCCCTGGGCCTGGAAAGACGAGAGAAGCTGATGGCCGCTGTTCTCTTTGTCCCACCCAAATCCACCGACCCCTAGCCTCCTAGGCTCCACAGTGTTTTCAGATTCCTGAATTACTGTTGCAGATTCTCTGAGGACACACAACAGGCCTTTGGGCCCCTCCCAACTCCAGCCTAAGCATCACGCACCCCTCAGAGTCCAGCTGCTGTAGGAGGTTTTCCTGTCCAGACAGTGCCCTTTCTGGAAGAGTTCTGGCAGCCTGCCTTCGCCTTGACACCAGGCACAAGCTACCTCACCCTCCCTCCATGAGGACAGTCTCCCGGGAAGGAAAGGCACTGACCCCTGGGAACACCAGGGATCTAGGCACATGGCGTGTGTACTCTTTGAGGACACGAGAACTCACTTCTCCTCAAAACCACTCTGGGAACTAGCTTTAGctccacttcacagatgaagacactgagttCAGAGACTGAAAGCACGCTGGTCACGGGGACTAAACAGCAGAGTAAGATTTGAGCCTCTGCCCACCTGACTCCAAAGCCGGTGTGGGCTCAGTTATGCTGCGGACACCGCCTCCCAGACAGACCGCAGACTCCTTGGGCGCAAGACCTCTGGCAGCCTCTCTGTCCACCCGCAGTTTGCACCAGCAAGTGCTAAGTCTGTGGCAGGCACTGGACAGGGCCAACCAGCCTTACCTCCTCATCTCCCGGCACCGGGAAGGCCCCTGAGAGGAGTGCACTCAGCCTGTTTATCAACGTGACAGTGACATGGTGTGGAGTACATGGCAGTGAGCTGGGCAAACAGCTCCGAGCTCCTACCAACCCCTGTGACCCTCCTGGGGCCACTGGGGCCAAGTTCCTTTGCCCTTAACTAAAAGCTGTGAAGCCTAGAGTTGTAAAAAAGCAAATGTTAAACCAAAGAAGGTGATACCAtggaaagaaagaacattaaGTTGCACTGTAGTACAAACGTCACTAACACTCACTCCCTAAGATTAAACAGCACAGCCCAGCGGAAGCTTCTGCAGTGCTGCAGGTGTTCTGATCCGCCCTGTCCAGTATGGGGGCCACTAGCCACACATGGCTACTGAGCTGTGGAAACGTGGCTAGCGCGACTGAGAAACGgcagtttttatttaaataaccacacgtggctagtggctactgcaACAGATAGTGAAGGTCTGCGGGTTGGGAGCCACTCTGGTCATCTTCCCTCAGGAGCTCGCAGAGGCACAGGCGGGGCTCCTGAGGCTGCCAGGCCCAGGGTGccttccctccctgctcccctgagCCGATGGAGGGCAGGCCCATCCCCTGCTGTCCCACCTTCAGCTTCTGCTGCTGCGCCTTGCTGGCTTGCTCATGGTCAGCTAGCTTCTTGTTCAGTTCTTCCACCTGGGGCAGGGAGGCAAGAGGAGAGAGACTCAGGGGGCCTTCCGCTGAAGGTCCAGACAAATTACGGGATTTCCCCAGGCCAGTCCCCAGTGTCCCTGTAAGAAACTCAGGGCCGCCTCTGGCCTCCAGTTAGGGAATGGCCTGCCGCCCtggctggtgggcagggcctgagTGACGTGACCCAATGCAAGTGCTGTCAGAGCCACCTGCCCGCGCTTGCCTCCACCCCCTGCCTCAGAGACAGAGGTAGCAGAGTCACTCGGGAGCTGACACCCCACCACAACCTACCGCCGCCGTTCCCAGCCCCAACCTTCCCACGGCGGGACAGGAACAGGGGACCCAGTCTACAACACCAGCAGACACACTCAATgactacccacccccacccaagaAACTGCCAGAGCAAAAGCCCAACTGCTCAGACCTCTCCCCAATATCCACAGGCCATTAGGGCTGGCGCTAGCAGTGTGGTAGCTGTGATTAGCACGTGTCAGGCAGCTGGGAAGACGAGAGCAGGGCAGCACACGTATtccacacccaccccacccccagagagaGGAAGGGCTCGGGGAGGAAGGGGACTAGAGGGCGCATGGCAGCCACAGACGCTCCTGGCTCCCCTGGGCTTTCTGGGAGCTCAAGCACGATCAGTGAAGGCAAAAGGCGGGAGCTCCATTGCTAACTGTTTGCTCTTCCATCTGACCTTCCCCATCATCtcaggctccctggaggaggggatgggaggagagaaggaCCCACCTCCTCAGCAGGCCCCAGATGATGGGGTAGGAAAGGGGGTGGAGGAAGGGGGCGCCCATTAAATGCCAGTTTGATAGCTTTGATGTCTAGGGCAGCACAGAGACCCTGGTAAGGGTGAGGCAGTCAGACCTCACCTCCTCTCAACCTTGGCCTTCCTGCTCCCAGACATCTCTATCTTATGCTGGGGGTTAAAAACCCCAGAGGGTGATGGGCAGGCGTCCTGAGCTCACAGACCTGCTAATCTGTGGGGGCTGCCTGGCACATCACCTTTCTGGCTTCTGCAGGAAAGAAGGGAGCTGTGCTATACAAGGCCTGTGGCCAAACTGCAACAAGTCCCCACAGCTAAGTACCCAAACTTGGAGTAGGACTTGGAGGTCTGGGAGTCCCGAGGGCAGGCTGTCTCTGGATCTGGTACGGGAAAGACGAAGCCTGCCTTACCCCTCATCCCTGACAGACGATGAGAGTACAGACGGGTGGAGAGGCCGACCTGGGATGGGTGGGGCGAGGCCTGAGAGGGCCCAGCACACCGCACTCCGGGACGGCCTGGGTTCCACGGCGTGACCCTGCCCCTTCACAAACAGTTCACAACAGGAGCCCACGGAGGCAAGCTGCAGCCGGGGTCATGCACCGAGACCAGTCACCGCTTAAGCAGCCAGCATTTATCGAGGACCTCAGGCATTACCTGCTTAGTCTGCTCGCTCTGAAATAACTCTAGCTGCTCCACCTGCGCATGGGGGAGCAACGGAGACAGCGTGAGATGGGGGCCCAAAAGGCACCCGCCCTGCTCCCAGGCTGACCTCACCGAGGCTCTGATCTGCCCCCAAGGAACCAGATGTCTAGTAGCCTCTTTAAATGCCATCTTGGCTCATTCGAGGCCCCGGTGGCTCTTGGGGCCTCCACTGTAAGTGTGCCTCCTGATGACAGGGTGCCTCAAGGGGTTGATGGCTTTCACAGCCTGCCTCACCAGAGACAGAGCCTTCGGGGAAGGGGAGGCTACTGAGACTTTCTGTAGGCCAGCAGGGGCCACAGACAACCTGCACTAGCAGCCATATCTCCTCCTGCCACCCAGACACTctggaatcacgtggggatcggAGGCCGGGGAATGTTAGACAGATGATGTCCCTGCCTCTCCAGGGGTGAGGCTGAGCCAGGGCCTCACCTGGGCAGTGAGTTTCTGCCTCTCCTCCTGGAAACGCTGCCTCTCCTCCAGGACCTTGGCCTTGGCACCCTCGTACTTGGCGGTCATCACCTCCAGCTCCCGTGCAGTGCTCTGCGCTTCCCGCTGCATCTCGGCCAGACGGGTCTCAGCGTCTGCACGCACAGCTGCCAGCTCCTGGCTGTACTTCTCTCGGGCCTGGTCCAGCTCCACTTCCAGAAACTGCCGGCCGAGGCTGGCCCGCTCACCCAGCCCTCGGTTCTCCTCCGCCAGCAGGCCGTGAGCCTTCTTCAGCATGCTCAGCTGCTCCGCATAGCTGGCCTTTTCCGCTCGCAGCTGCTGGGCCACGCGCTCCTGCTCTGCCACCTTCTGCCGCAGAGGCAGCAGCTCCCCGAGCTCGCGCTGGGCCCGCAGCAGCTCTGCCCGCAGCCCACCAGCCGCCTGCTTGCTCTGCTCCAGCTCCTCCCGGTGGCGCTTCTCGGCAGCGGCCTGCTCAGCCTGCAGCTGCTGGCACAGGTGCTTGACGGGCAGGAGCTCGCTCGCCAGGGCCTGCGTGCTGGCGTGCTCCAGCTGCAGGGCCGAGAGGGCCTGCTCCTTCTGGAAGAACTTCTCCTGCCAGGCCTTTAACTCTTGGCCCAGCTCCTCTGCTCGCTCCGCCTGTGAGGCCAGCTCCTGCCGCAGGCTCTCAGAAGCCACCCGCTGCTTCTCAGCCTCCTCCCGGAGGGTCTGGACCTCCTCGCGCAGAGCAGAGCTGCGCTCCGCGGCCCTGGCGCTGCTGCTGGCGGTCTCCGCCTGGAGCAGGCGCAGCCgctcttccagcttctgactCTTCTCCGACTCGGCGACCACCAGCCGCTTCAGCTCCTTGCTCTCGCCCTCCTTCTCCAGCACCTGGCGGTTCAGGATGGACACCTCCTCCTCCAAGCTGCTGATGAGGCTGTTTTTCCTCTCGGCCTCCTGCTGACCCCGGGCCACCTGGGCCTTCCACTCGTCCTCAGCCTTGCCGTGCTCCTGGGCCTTGGCGCGGAGGGTGGCCAACTCCCTCTGGGTTGAGGCTAAGGCGTCCTGACTGCTCCCCAGCTCCTGGGCCTTCTGCTCTAACTGGCCCCGCAGAGTCTTCAGAGTACCAGCCTGCTCTGCGTGGGCGGCACGCTCAGACTCAAGGCTGTGCTCCAGGCTGGAGGCCTTCTCCTGGTACTCGCGGGCCTGCTGTTCCAGCCGGCTCACCTCTGCCTGCAGAGCCTGCAGTTCAGAGCCTTCTGGCTCAGTCTTTCCAGTAGCCTCGGACTGGGTTCGCAATCCAGAAGTGTCTTCTCGGCTGGCTGTCCCGAGAGACTGTGGGCGCCCCTCCTCTTTCTTGGCCAGCTGTTCTTTCAGTCGCTCCATGGTTTGCTGAAGCTCCTTCAGCGCTGCCCCTTGGGCTGCCTCCTGCCCACGAAGCTTGGCCAGTTCCTGGTCCATCCCCTCCTTTTCCCTCAGGGCCTGGGCCAGTGCCTCCTGCAGGGCAGCAAACTCCACACGCTGCTCATTGAGTGCATTCTGCAGCCGCATCTCCAACTCCGCCTTGGCGGCCTTCTCCAGGGCGAGGTCGGCTTGAGCCCGGCCCCGCTCCTGGGTCAGCCGCgccacctccctctcctgttGCCCAcgctcctcctgctgctgcccctGGCTCTCCATCAGCGCGGCCCGCAGCCTCTCCAGCTCGCTGCCCATCTGCTCAGCCTCACGCTCCATAGCCTGCAGTGCTGCCTGCGTGCTGCAGAACGGGCGTCCCTGCTGCTCTTCCAGCCACTCCGACTCTCTGTCTCCTGCCCTGGGAGGCTCCTTGAGCAGCTCCGGGGAGGCCGTCTCCGGCTGCTCACCCGCCTTGCGCACCAAGGCCTCCAGGCGGGCCACCTCCTTGCTGGTGGCCGCCATCTTCTCCTGCAGGGTGGCCAGGTCGGTGGCGAgctgctgggccctgccctccTTCTCCTGGACCTGCTGCCGGGCCCTGGCCAGGCTGGCGTGGAGCTGAGCCAGCTCGTCCTGCTGCCGGCTGATCTGGAGCTCGCTATGGGCCTCGATCCCCACCACCTTCTCCTtggcctcctgcagctcctggcGGGCCTTCTCGCATTCCTCCTTCAGGGTCATCAGCTGTTCCTGGAACATGGCGCCGTACTGCGCCTCTTCCTGCTGGCTGTCCTCGTACCGCTCACGCCAGGTGGCCACCTCCTTGGCCAGCTGCTCACACTCACTCTCGGCCTCGCGCTGGGAGGCGACAGCCTCGGCCAGCTCCTGCCGCAGGGCTTCTGTCTTGGCCTGATGGGCCTCCCCAAGCTGCTGTAACcgggcctccagccccttgcgTCCAGCTCTCTCTTCTTCCAGCTCCTTCTGTCCCTGCTCATGCTGCTCCACCAGGCTCTGCGTCTCCGCCTCCAACCTGCAGATGCACCGCTGCTGCTCGGCCAGGGTGTCTGCGACCCTGCGCTTCTCCTCTTCCAGGCTGCCTGTGGTGGCCTTCAAGGACTCCTCCAGGGCCCGGACCTGCTCCTGGAGCTGGGCCTTCTCCTGGGCCACACCTTCCCACTCGGTTGCTTTCTGCTGCTCAGACCTCAACTGGGCCTTCAGCTCTGCCACCTGGGCCTGCGCCTCACTCTGCTCCTGGCGGGCTGCCTCAACATGGGCACGGAGTTCCTCCACCTTCTGGCTCAGCTCTGCCTTCTCCTGCTGGGTCTGTGTCAGCGAGGCCTGGGCACCATCCTGGGCTTCATGGGCGGCCTGCAGCTGCTCTTGCAGGACCTCCAACTTGGCAGCCTTCTCCTTCTCCACTGCTCCCAGCTGCTGGAGGGCCGAGTCTCTCTCCCGGAGAGCAGCCTCCCGCTCCTCAGCCGCAGCAGCCAGTTGCTGGGCCTGATCTCTCCGGGTGGCCTCCTTCTCTGAGGTGGCCTCTTCCAGCTGCCGCTCCTTCCGCTCCAGGGTGCTGCTCAGCTGCTCCACCTGCTGGCGGAGGCCCTGGGCGGCCTCTTCCTGCTGCCGGAGGGTCTGTGTGAGCTGTGCCTGCTCCGTCTGGGCCTGCTGCTTCAGGCCGGCCAGCTCCCCATCCCGCTGCTGCACAGTAGTGTTGAGGGTGTCCAGCTCAGAGGTCAGTGTGGCCACCTGGGCGGACAGCCGGGCCACCTGAGCCTGAGAAGCCTGCTCCAGCTCCTCCTTGGCCTGGCCAAGGCtggacagggagccctgcagCTCAGCGATTAGGCCGGCCAGCTGCTGCTTTTCTTCTTCGAAGTGGCTCCGCTCGGTGAGCAGCTTGGCTTCCCGCTGGCCCCGCTCGGTCTCCAGTGCCGCCACCCTGGCTTGAAGCTGGGTGTTGTCTGCAGCGAGGGTGGCTGCCTCTTGCTTGAGGGTTTCCAGCTGGTGAAATAAAGAGACAAACAGAGATCAGCACGACTCCTCGATGCCCTCTGCTCCTCTGGGGATTGAGGACCACCAGGAACGTGAACATGGAGTGCACGGGTCAGCAGCCACCCCAGCCCACAGGTGTCACCGCTGCCCCTGAGTCCCTACCTGCAAGACATCGCCCAGCACCTCACCCTTCTCCTGGGGTGGGTTCTCCCGCAGTTGGGCCAAGTGTTCTTCCAGCTGTGAAAGCTTTCCCTGAAGGATTTCGTTCTTCTCTTCAAGGCATTTCTGGGAGTAAATGAGAGCCCCAGGTGAACAGAAATGAAACAGGTACCAGCTTGCCACATAAGCCCTCATGAGCACCAACAAAATGTTATTATCCCattaccctgatgctgagagggactgggggcaggagaagaaggggatgacagaagatgagatggctggatggcgtcaccgactcgatgggcataagtttgagtaaactccgggagttggtgatggacagggaggcctggcgtgctgcgattcatggggtcacaaagagtcggacacgactgagtaactgaactcaactgaacccTGTTACTAAGATCTCCTCTGGCCCCGACCTaggggaaaactggcagaaacCAATGGAGACCTGACTTACCAGTCCCAGTCCCAGGGCTGAATTAAGTTGGGTGACCTGCTCATTTCTTCTCCAAGGCTGAGTTTACTTAAAATTTCCTCACTGTATACCCTTCCTCAGTCATGTGTTGGCTCTCAGGAGTATCCAAACACTCATCAGCTTAAAAATATCCTGACTGTCCAAACACCAACGGCAGCAACAGCCACAGCACCCTCTGGTCCCCTGCCCCTCTTCACCCCACTGTTCACTAAGCAACTACAATGGGCCAGGGCCTGTCTGAATCTACCCAACAGACTGGGAGGTAGAGACTACCATCCCTATTGTTTTTACAGAGTAAGAGTCCAAAGCTGAGTTGAGTGCCTTGTCCGGGGGCTACATGGTTACTAATACGTGGCAGAGCTGGGTTCTTAATAGCAACAATAATCTCAGCAACTTCACTTCGTATCAGACAATGTGTGTTCAGTGCTCTATCTGCATTATCTTACAACAGATGATAAGGCAGCTACtaattctttttcccattttagggaaaagATGCTTAGAAAGAAgtcaagtaacttgtccaagagcCACACCTGTAACAGCAAAGACAGGACATACAGGTGTACTGAACCAAAGCCCATTACAGCACACTATTAAGCCTTGAAGAGTAGTCAGCATAATTCCCAAAGGTCCCacagtgaaaaagtgaagtcgctcagtcgtgtccgactctgtgaccccatgaactgcagcctaccaggcttctccgtccaaggaattttccaggcaagaatactggagtgggttgccatttccttctccaggggatcttcccaacccagggatagaacccaggtctcctgcattgtaggcagacgctttaccgtctgagccaccagggaagtccagaggtCCCATAGAGTGGGAAACGGTATTCAGCTTTCAGCATGTGGTCAAGACCGTGGCCCTGACTTCCCGAAGCAGAGGGCTACCTTGTCCTGCAGGGCTATGCCGAGCTCCTTCTCCAGATGCGCCTGCTTCTCCATCCACTCCTGAGTGGCCCTGCTGTGCTCTTCTGTCAGTTCATTGAGGGCCCCCTGGAGTTGCTGCAGGTGACTGGCAAACTCCCGCAGCTGAGACAGACAAGAGGGAACCCCCATCACCCAGGGTCAAAACTGCCAGAACCACTGCTGTCTGCCTGCTGAACTCCAGGGTCTGCATGGCTCCTGTTATCCTTCCAGCCCTCCTCAAGCCAAACGCAACTAATCACACCTCTAACACAGGACTACTAATCAAAATTTACGGCCACTAGCCAGTCCCTGGCAGTAGCCAATTAAGGAAGGAGGACATTCTCCTCAACCAGCTGGGGGAACTGTCCAGACCAACTCAGTCACACCGGGCTACCAGGTGTGGACCAGAAACCCCAACTCTCACCTTAAAGGAAAGGTCCCCATTCTCCTCAGAAAGCTGGTTAATTCTGCGATCCATCTGGCTCTTCTCTGTCTTCAGATCCTGGCACTGCTTCAGAGTTTCGTGGAGCCGCACAGTGAGgctgcgggggggtgggggggcggtgaggAAAGAGCACATGGCCGCTGCGCTGGGTGCAGAAGGACAGCAGGAGAACCATACCTCTCGTTCTTGCCACGCAGCTCCTCCAGCTCCCTGGGTTCCAGCGGACTGGCCGCCTGCTTCTCGTTGAGCTGAGCGAGGCGGTCAATGCGCTGCTGCATCATGGCTATCTGAGCATCTGCCCcggaggagaggagaggactcAGCCCAGGATGAGGGGAGGAgcgaggagggagggggcagctggtccagggaaagaaggaggggggggggggcgtggatAGCACCAGCTTCCAGGGGGTCAGCCAATGGGCCCAGGGATGAGCTCAGCTCCTAGACCAGCAGAGGAGATGACACAGGAGGCAGAAGGGCCACACCTCAGACAAGCCCAGCACCTTCCCAGATGAAAATCCCAAATGCTGCCCATCCACACACATCTGCCAGCGAGCCAGGCACCTACCCTTCTCGGTGAGGAGCTTGCGGTTCTCAGCCAACTCCAGCTCCAGCTCGTCTCGATTACTTCTCTCATCTGCAAGCTGCTTCTTTAGCCGCCTCATCTGGAACTGTGGGGTCTGCAAGATGTCACCCATGGGGGAGGCTGGAGAACCTGAGAGGAAGCTGAGGAAGGAGATGGCCCAGATGCCATGGTCAGAACCCAAGTAAGGGCAGAAGCAACCAACAACAGACGCGGGTGGTGGTGGGGACGGGCTCTATGGGTGTGCGCACAGGGGCGAGGCCCAAATACCTGGGTTCTGTCTGCAATGCTATCTCGTGCTTTATGATGTGACCTAGAgaaagcttctcttctttcttcaagtCTTAATTTCTCTATGCCTCCCCACCCACCACAGCTGCAAAAGGAGGGCACTGTCTTGGCC comes from Cervus elaphus chromosome 1, mCerEla1.1, whole genome shotgun sequence and encodes:
- the NUMA1 gene encoding nuclear mitotic apparatus protein 1 isoform X5, which produces MTLHATRAAALLTWVNSLRLGDPVEAVLQLQDCGVFIRIIDGILGTDEGQQILQRPVPERLEFVCSFLQKNRKHPSSPECLVSVQKVMEGSELELAKMIMLLLYHSSMSSRSLRDWEQFEYKIQAELAVILKFVLDHEDGLNLNEDLESFLQKAPVPSPRSSTISEELSPPSHQAKREVHFLELQKVASSSGNNFLSGSPASPMGDILQTPQFQMRRLKKQLADERSNRDELELELAENRKLLTEKDAQIAMMQQRIDRLAQLNEKQAASPLEPRELEELRGKNESLTVRLHETLKQCQDLKTEKSQMDRRINQLSEENGDLSFKLREFASHLQQLQGALNELTEEHSRATQEWMEKQAHLEKELGIALQDKKCLEEKNEILQGKLSQLEEHLAQLRENPPQEKGEVLGDVLQLETLKQEAATLAADNTQLQARVAALETERGQREAKLLTERSHFEEEKQQLAGLIAELQGSLSSLGQAKEELEQASQAQVARLSAQVATLTSELDTLNTTVQQRDGELAGLKQQAQTEQAQLTQTLRQQEEAAQGLRQQVEQLSSTLERKERQLEEATSEKEATRRDQAQQLAAAAEEREAALRERDSALQQLGAVEKEKAAKLEVLQEQLQAAHEAQDGAQASLTQTQQEKAELSQKVEELRAHVEAARQEQSEAQAQVAELKAQLRSEQQKATEWEGVAQEKAQLQEQVRALEESLKATTGSLEEEKRRVADTLAEQQRCICRLEAETQSLVEQHEQGQKELEEERAGRKGLEARLQQLGEAHQAKTEALRQELAEAVASQREAESECEQLAKEVATWRERYEDSQQEEAQYGAMFQEQLMTLKEECEKARQELQEAKEKVVGIEAHSELQISRQQDELAQLHASLARARQQVQEKEGRAQQLATDLATLQEKMAATSKEVARLEALVRKAGEQPETASPELLKEPPRAGDRESEWLEEQQGRPFCSTQAALQAMEREAEQMGSELERLRAALMESQGQQQEERGQQEREVARLTQERGRAQADLALEKAAKAELEMRLQNALNEQRVEFAALQEALAQALREKEGMDQELAKLRGQEAAQGAALKELQQTMERLKEQLAKKEEGRPQSLGTASREDTSGLRTQSEATGKTEPEGSELQALQAEVSRLEQQAREYQEKASSLEHSLESERAAHAEQAGTLKTLRGQLEQKAQELGSSQDALASTQRELATLRAKAQEHGKAEDEWKAQVARGQQEAERKNSLISSLEEEVSILNRQVLEKEGESKELKRLVVAESEKSQKLEERLRLLQAETASSSARAAERSSALREEVQTLREEAEKQRVASESLRQELASQAERAEELGQELKAWQEKFFQKEQALSALQLEHASTQALASELLPVKHLCQQLQAEQAAAEKRHREELEQSKQAAGGLRAELLRAQRELGELLPLRQKVAEQERVAQQLRAEKASYAEQLSMLKKAHGLLAEENRGLGERASLGRQFLEVELDQAREKYSQELAAVRADAETRLAEMQREAQSTARELEVMTAKYEGAKAKVLEERQRFQEERQKLTAQVEELNKKLADHEQASKAQQQKLKAQGGESQQEVQRLQAQLSELQAQLSQKEQAAEHYKLQMEKAKTHYDAKKQQNQELQEQLRGLEQLQTENKGLRAEVDRLGRELQQAGLKTKEAEQACRHLTAQVRSLEAQVAHADQQLRDLGKFQVATDALKSREAQAKPQLDLSIDSLDLSCEEGTPLSVTSKLPRTQPDGTSIPGEPASPISQRLPPKVESLESLYFTPIPARGQAPLESSLDSLGDISLDSSRKTRSARRRTTQIINITMTKKLDVEDPDSANSSFYSTQSAPASQAGPRAASSTQSLARLGSPDDGNSTLLSLPGYRPTTRSSARRSQAGMSSGAPPGRNSFYVGTCQDEPEQLDDWNRIAELQQRNRVCPPHLKTCYPLESRPSLSLPAITDEEIKTGDPRETLRRASMQPTQIAEGAGITTRQQRKRVSSETHQGPGTPESKKATTCFPRPMTPRDRHEGRRQSTAEAQKKAAPAVVKQADRRQSMAFSILNTPKKLGNSLLRKAASKKAPSKASPNPRSGTRRSPRIATTTASAATAAAIAAATPRAKGKAKH